In Silene latifolia isolate original U9 population chromosome 3, ASM4854445v1, whole genome shotgun sequence, a single window of DNA contains:
- the LOC141648201 gene encoding methylmalonate-semialdehyde dehydrogenase [acylating], mitochondrial-like, translating to MDLQSSESTEPQMLPPRPGRFASRDQMIEHVGDFGVSQGYVVTIKHSKKDIYVLLGCDRGGKYRDRRKNPETDSAESSRTQKSRSRRTNCQFELYGRKEDGVWVLSVRNGTHNHEPMKDLSEHPACRRFKDDEILQIKEMTEAGLKPRQILKRLRKKNPELLSTPKQVYNVKAKLRSGVVTAQKFKCLRPLKGPNSSFQTPAATEATWRQRLFPRVPNFIEGSFLDSQSSATIDVINPANQQVVYILPITTIAELKAAVFAAKRAFDSWRNTPVLTRQRIILKFRELIHRDKDKLASSIAREVGKTLKNSYRDVYSGLEALDLACDAATSDMGQFVSSVANGVDVYSIREPLGVCAGMCLSNLSAIIALWMFPLAVVYGNTFILKSSLKDPGVCMMLAELASEAGLPNGVLNIVHGTDDIVNAICDDDDVKAISVAASKTYGMYVFSRASPKGTRVQNYTEGSSHVVVMPDANVDYTLNVLVGVAFRAEGERCFAVNTVIFVGDSKSWESKLVERAIALKVTAGTEPDADVGPVISKQEKERICKVIQSGIEKGARLILDGRNIVVPGYPHGNFIGPTIICDVTTDMGCYQEKIFGPVIMCMQVKSLEEAINLVNECRHSNGASIFTTSGASARKFQISIETGQIGINVPVSVPMPFISSTHPEASFPGQAGSQFFTKTKTVRQQWNEFPMEEEAGVPILMD from the exons ATGGATCTCCAGAGTTCGGAGTCTACTGAACCTCAAATGCTGCCTCCACGTCCTGGCCGGTTTGCAAGTCGTGACCAAATGATTGAACATGTTGGGGACTTTGGAGTGTCACAAGGGTATGTTGTCACAATTAAGCATTCAAAAAAGGATATATATGTTCTCCTTGGCTGTGATAGGGGTGGTAAATATAGGGACAGGCGCAAAAATCCTGAAACAGATTCAGCAGAAAGTAGTAGAACACAGAAATCTCGTTCTCGACGTACAAACTGTCAGTTTGAACTATATGGTAGAAAGGAGGATGGCGTGTGGGTTTTGAGTGTTAGAAACGGAACCCATAATCACGAACCTATGAAGGACCTTTCAGAGCATCCAGCTTGTCGGAGATTTAAAGATGATGAGATTTTACAGATTAAAGAGATGACAGAGGCTGGTTTGAAGCCACGTCAGATTTTGAAGAGGTTGAGAAAGAAAAATCCTGAACTTTTATCTACACCTAAGCAAGTTTACAATGTTAAAGCCAAGTTAAGAAGTGGTGTTGTTACTG CACAAAAATTTAAGTGCTTAAGACCTCTTAAAGGGCCAAATTCAAGTTTTCAAACTCCAGCTGCCACCGAGGCAACTTGGAGACAGCGCCTTTTTCCT AGGGTACCTAATTTTATTGAAGGCAGTTTTCTAGACTCTCAGTCATCTGCAACAATTGATGTTATAAACCCA GCAAACCAGCAAGTTGTATATATACTACCTATTACAACCATCGCAGAATTAAAAGCTGCAGTATTTGCAGCAAAACGGGCATTTGATTCATGGAGAAATACACCTGTATTGACCCGGCAACGGATAATATTAAAGTTTCGAGAACTTATTCACAGGGATAAG GACAAACTTGCCTCTAGCATTGCTCGTGAAGTGGGCAAGACTCTAAAGAATTCATATAGAGACGTGTACAGTGGTCTTG AAGCGTTGGACCTTGCTTGTGATGCGGCAACTTCAGATATGGGGCAGTTTGTTTCAAGTGTAGCCAATGGCGTAGATGTGTATAGCATTAGAGAGCCTCTTGGTGTTTGTGCTGGGATGTGTCTGTCCAATTTGTCTGCTATAATTGCTCTATGG ATGTTCCCTTTAGCAGTTGTATATGGTAACACTTTTATTTTAAAGTCATCACTGAAGGATCCAG GTGTATGTATGATGCTTGCAGAGCTGGCCTCAGAAGCTGGCTTGCCAAATGGTGTCTTGAATATTGTCCATGGCACTGAT GACATTGTCAATGCTAtttgtgatgatgatgatgttaaaGCTATATCGGTTGCTGCCTCTAAAACA TATGGCATGTATGTTTTTTCAAGAGCATCTCCGAAAGGGACACGCGTCCAG AACTACACAGAAGGGAGTAGTCATGTGGTTGTCATGCCTGATGCAAATGTGGATTATACCCTAAATGTACTTGTTGGAGTAGCTTTTAGAGCTGAAGGGGAAAGGTGCTTTGCTGTTAATACAGTCATATTCGTTGGAGACTCTAAGTCATG GGAAAGTAAGTTGGTTGAACGTGCCATTGCCCTTAAAGTGACTGCTGGAACTGAACCAGATGCAGACGTTGGTCCAGTCATCAGTAAACAG GAAAAGGAGAGGATATGCAAAGTCATACAAAGTGGAATTGAAAAGGGAGCCCGTCTTATTCTTGATGGTAGAAACATTGTG GTCCCTGGTTACCCACATGGTAATTTTATTGGTCCCACAATTATATGTGACGTCACAACTGATATGGGGTGCTACCAG GAAAAGATTTTTGGGCCTGTTATTATGTGCATGCAG GTTAAGAGTTTAGAAGAGGCTATAAACTTGGTAAATGAATGCAG ACATTCTAATGGAGCATCTATATTTACGACGTCTGGAGCTTCTGCCAGAAAATTCCAAATAAGTATTGAGACTGGACAG ATTGGTATCAATGTCCCCGTTTCAGTTCCTATGCCCTTCATCTCATCTACTCACCCGGAAGCTTCATTTCCAG GACAAGCTGGAAGTCAATTCTTTACGAAGACTAAAACAGTGAGGCAACAGTGGAACGAATTTCCGATGGAGGAAGAAGCCGGTGTGCCAATCCTAATGGACTAA